Part of the Ziziphus jujuba cultivar Dongzao chromosome 8, ASM3175591v1 genome is shown below.
GGGCAGTGTCGTGATTATTCCCCCCCTCGGTTAAAAGATATGATATAAAATCAACGATGGGCGTTTCTTCTTGTGACGACGTTGTTCAGATCCAGCTGGGGAAATTTCCTGGCGAACCCTCCGTCGTCACTATTAACTGCCCCGACGAAGCTGGACTGGGTTGTGACCTCTGTAGAATTATATTAGAGTTCGGCCTCTGCATTACCAAAGGAGGTACAtcattaatttattagttttaattttctttctcattttttttattaatgaagcagaaaaccattaaaaattcgctttcttttttttttttttttttccccgacATTGTCAAGAAAAAGCTTGTTCTTTTATATGAAACCGAAGCTGCGTTTGTAAATTTTGTGATATCTTTCTGTTactccaaaattaaaaattttatttatttatttattattattatttttttctttgcagTTTTAATAATTGCCCATTTGGTTTTATcttgtaattaataatttttatattaaaatgaatTCATTCATGGTGTAGATTTTTCGACGGATGGAAGATGGTGTTACATAGTATTATGGGTTATTCCAAATCCAAGCTCACCCAATGTTGATTGGGAAAGATTAAAAACTCGGCTTCTCTCTGCATGCCCTTCATGTCTGTTTTCATTCTACCTTAATCTGCAGTCTAGTGGTCCCAGACCCTCTCCATTGTACCTTTTAAAGTTTTGGTACCTTGATCAAAAAGGATTATTACACGGTAATTCACAAAGTCCgtgggatttttattttttattttttaaaagttgttATTGGTTCTTTGTatgtgatttttaaattttttagctGATGTTGTTCTGTATTTGTCTTAGATGTTACCAAAGTACTTTGTGAGCTTGAACTTGCAATTCAAAGAGTAAAAGTGATGCCAACGCCGGATGGAAAAGTTTTGGACCTCTTCTTCATAACAGATTGCTTGTGAGTTATATGGAATTCAAATCTTTATGTTAAAACGTTATGTATGTTACTGAGATATTgtctatctttttttcttttgttttttttattattttttccttcctcAGTTAACTTTGGCTTTGATGTGTGATATGGTCAAAATAATGTCTCATTATGATTGTTACTAGTGTCGACTGCACTTCTGATTGGGATGTTTGCAATAGCTCATTAAAATGATTTACAAGACATGTCCAATCACGCTATTGAAATTCGCCAATGATATTTGAGTTTCTTGTCAATTTTACGTGCTTATGGTATATGGATTACATCACGGTTCACCTTGTTTGGCGAGGAAGAGGAATAGGTTGGAAAGTTCATGTGATGGGATATTGATGATTATCTCAGTAGGCTGTTTGACTAACCTCAGGTATTTGATGCTATATTAATCAGGGAGCTGTTACACACAATGAATAGAAGAGATGAGATATGCGATCATCTGATGGCTGCTTTAGGAAACCATTGTATTACGTGTGAGATTCAGTTGGCAGGGCCTGAATATGAAAGTTTACAGGGATGTTCTCCTCTTCCGCCTGTGATGGCCGAGGAATTATTTGGTTATGAGCTTTCAGACGAGGAAGCCTGTGTGAAATCTCTAAACCCAAATACAAAAGGACAAAAGAAGGCTACTGTTATGGTAGATAATTCAATGAGCCCTGCTCATACCCTGCTTCAAATACAGTGTGTTGATCAGAAGGGTCTTTTTTATGACATTTTGAGAACTTCCAAGGAATGTAATCTTCGGGTAACTTTTCACAAGTTTCTTGTAATTTCAGTCCCTTTTGACTGTAGATGCGTGAGCATAGGATTGCTAGATGCTAACCATCTTGGTATAGAGATTTCTTAGCGTATTGATCTTCCCCTTGCTAGGTGCTTGCACATGTAGGATATAATTCTATGATTAATCTTTGAAACTGTTCCCTCTTATATCTTTGCTGGACTTTATGCCG
Proteins encoded:
- the LOC107413494 gene encoding LOW QUALITY PROTEIN: ACT domain-containing protein ACR9 (The sequence of the model RefSeq protein was modified relative to this genomic sequence to represent the inferred CDS: inserted 1 base in 1 codon), translating into MGVSSCDDVVQIQLGKFPGEPSVVTINCPDEAGLGCDLCRIILEFGLCITKGDFSTDGRWCYIVLWVIPNPSSPNVDWERLKTRLLSACPSCLFSFYLNLQSSGPRPSPLYLLKFWYLDQKGLLHDVTKVLCELELAIQRVKVMPTPDGKVLDLFFITDCLELLHTMNRRDEICDHLMAALGNHCITCEIQLAGPEYESLQGCSPLPPVMAEELFGYELSDEEACVKSLNPNTKGQKKATVMVDNSMSPAHTLLQIQCVDQKGLFYDILRTSKECNLRIAYGRFSSKEKGFWNMDLFIQQTDGKKIVDPESQIALCSRLKKEMLHPLRVIISNXGPDTELLVANPVELCGKGRPRVFFDVTLALKMMGIFIFSAEIVRHSTSVRQWEVYRFLLDESHEFPLASSQARSRIVERVRRTLMGS